A genomic segment from Sciurus carolinensis chromosome 1, mSciCar1.2, whole genome shotgun sequence encodes:
- the Rab42 gene encoding ras-related protein Rab-42 produces MAMETWDCRYQFRECRYQFRIALLGEAAVGKTSLLRRYVAAGPGPEPEPEPESTVGVEFYSRALQLPAGPRVKLQLWDTAGHERFRCITRSFYRNVVGVLLVFDVTNRKSFEHIPDWHQEVISTQGPNKVIFLLVGHKSDLQSTRCVSTQEAEELAASLGMAFVETSAKSNCNVALAFDILTNAIQEALQQGDIKLEEDWGGVRLIYRTQIPRSSRRKQQPGPCQC; encoded by the exons ATGGCTATGGAGACCTGGGACTGTCGCTACCAGTTTCGGGAATGTCGTTACCAGTTTCGGATCGCGCTGCTGGGAGAGGCGGCGGTGGGCAAGACCTCGCTGCTGCGGCGCTACGTGGCGGCGGGGCCGGGACCGGAGCCCGAGCCCGAGCCCGAGTCCACCGTGGGCGTGGAGTTCTACAGCCGCGCGCTGCAGCTGCCGGCCGGGCCGCGGGTCAAGCTGCAGCTGTGGGACACCGCGGGACACGAGCGCTTCAG GTGCATCACCAGGTCCTTCTACCGAAATGTGGTGGGTGTCCTGCTGGTCTTTGATGTGACGAACAGGAAGTCCTTTGAACACATTCCAGACTGGCACCAGGAGGTCATATCCACTCAGGGCCCCAACAAGGTGATCTTCCTGCTGGTTGGCCACAAGAGTGACCTGCAAAGCACCCGTTGTGTCTCcacccaggaggcagaggagctgGCTGCCTCCCTGGGCATGGCCTTTGTGGAGACCTCAGCCAAAAGCAACTGCAATGTGGCTCTCGCTTTTGACATCCTCACCAATGCTATCCAGGAAGCCCTGCAGCAGGGGGACATCAAGCTGGAAGAGGACTGGGGGGGTGTCCGGCTTATCTACAGGACCCAAATCCCCAGGTCCTCTAGGAGGAAACAGCAGCCAGGCCCATGCCAGTGTTGA